One genomic window of Psychrobacillus sp. INOP01 includes the following:
- a CDS encoding PucR family transcriptional regulator ligand-binding domain-containing protein, whose product MSVLLNVLYKYVVNSFDIQLIAGHEGMDKPVKWVHMVENGEISTFLDGEEVVFTTGIGIYENKDFDLLELVKENIRNGASGMVVNIGPYIPNISDEILAYCNEMAFPLFTVPWEVKMARIIKVFCMYILEAEKYEMEISKALEKALLAPTREDLYIPILEEYDFRIENELRFTMFSCKIDSEVNDKFINDLTNRIEFFTYQLDGKVAIVNIEDNFILCSVQLNYSKLEILKEKVCSFFAIKAPESQLQFMALGKEVKKLNQLHKHFIRAKQVHKINSNGLIFKPIEDDQSLGVYELLLSHIDKDGAERYFQSMLGPLLQYDNANDTDLSTVLKLYLETNGRVNEVAQRMFVHRNTINYKIKKIESLLACDLSDFFVRLNLSVAFMMKVIL is encoded by the coding sequence ATGAGCGTCTTACTGAATGTATTATATAAATATGTTGTAAATAGTTTTGATATACAACTAATAGCTGGACATGAGGGCATGGATAAACCTGTAAAGTGGGTACATATGGTAGAAAATGGAGAAATTTCAACTTTTTTAGATGGAGAGGAAGTTGTCTTCACAACTGGAATAGGGATATATGAAAATAAGGACTTTGATTTATTGGAATTAGTAAAAGAAAACATACGTAATGGTGCTAGTGGAATGGTAGTGAATATTGGGCCATATATACCGAACATTAGTGATGAAATTCTTGCTTATTGTAATGAAATGGCGTTTCCGTTATTCACAGTACCATGGGAAGTAAAGATGGCTCGTATAATAAAAGTTTTTTGCATGTATATATTAGAAGCCGAAAAGTATGAAATGGAAATTTCCAAAGCTCTTGAAAAAGCATTACTTGCACCTACGAGAGAAGATTTGTATATACCTATTTTGGAAGAATATGATTTTAGAATTGAAAATGAACTGCGCTTTACAATGTTTAGCTGTAAAATAGATTCAGAAGTAAATGATAAATTTATAAATGACCTTACTAATAGGATTGAATTTTTTACCTACCAATTGGACGGAAAGGTTGCTATTGTAAATATAGAAGACAATTTCATCCTTTGTTCGGTTCAACTGAATTATTCTAAATTAGAAATATTAAAGGAAAAAGTATGCAGTTTTTTTGCTATTAAAGCCCCCGAGTCGCAACTCCAATTTATGGCACTTGGAAAAGAAGTTAAGAAATTAAATCAGTTACATAAACATTTTATTAGAGCAAAGCAAGTTCATAAAATAAATAGTAACGGATTAATTTTTAAACCGATAGAGGACGATCAGTCGCTGGGAGTGTATGAATTATTATTATCACATATAGACAAAGACGGAGCAGAAAGATATTTTCAATCCATGCTCGGTCCTCTTTTGCAATATGATAATGCAAACGATACGGACTTAAGTACAGTACTAAAGTTATATTTAGAAACGAACGGACGTGTCAATGAAGTGGCACAACGTATGTTTGTACACCGGAATACTATAAATTATAAAATCAAAAAAATTGAAAGCTTATTAGCATGCGATTTATCTGATTTTTTTGTTCGGCTTAATCTGTCTGTAGCTTTTATGATGAAAGTGATTTTATAG
- the rpoN gene encoding RNA polymerase factor sigma-54, protein MHGSLEISQIQKIALTTELIQHLEILHYSGAELEGYIYEKANDNPLLHVEDSKFQKSYKDVLQLASVFSNNRSSNHSEKIDLLQTRLTQKDSFEAYLLEQIPLHQNLSKKDLSILKYLICSLDDRLFLDIELDEVAEKFETTNEHVEVIIDLFQTFEPIGVGARSFTDYLLIQIDRDLTAPPLAVDFVKFELENMASLSLKILSKKYRTAIKETQRTLNYIRNLNPLPISEDMFKPIQYIVPDAEVIKRNDQWIIQLNRKYLPTVSISKTYVDLLKSDPDPKTKKYYQDCLKDALLLMQGIEQRDKTIYALLRVLLEKQQDFFEKGMQDIKPMRLKDVSIILGVHESTISRTIRSKYIRTPHGTYALQSLFTKGFVSNSGKMDSVSYVKRRIKELIDSENPDNRYSDQQITDILGEEDIQISRRTVAKYREELNIFSSSKRVYISIK, encoded by the coding sequence ATGCACGGTTCTTTAGAAATTTCACAGATTCAAAAAATAGCACTAACAACAGAGTTAATACAACATCTTGAGATTTTGCATTATTCAGGTGCAGAGTTGGAAGGATATATTTACGAAAAAGCAAATGATAATCCTCTCTTACATGTAGAGGATTCAAAATTCCAAAAAAGTTATAAAGATGTGTTACAACTAGCGTCCGTTTTTTCAAATAATAGAAGTAGTAACCATAGTGAAAAAATTGATTTGCTTCAAACAAGGTTAACCCAAAAAGATAGTTTCGAGGCTTATTTATTAGAACAGATACCACTGCATCAAAATTTATCTAAAAAAGATCTAAGTATTTTAAAATACTTAATATGTAGCTTAGATGATCGTTTATTTTTAGATATAGAGTTAGATGAGGTAGCAGAAAAGTTTGAAACAACAAATGAACACGTTGAAGTTATTATAGATTTATTTCAAACTTTTGAACCAATTGGAGTGGGTGCAAGAAGTTTTACCGATTATTTACTCATCCAAATTGACCGAGATTTAACTGCACCACCACTTGCTGTAGATTTTGTGAAGTTCGAGCTTGAAAATATGGCTTCACTATCACTGAAAATATTAAGTAAGAAATATAGAACTGCTATAAAGGAAACACAGAGAACCTTAAACTATATTAGAAATTTAAATCCTCTGCCAATTTCGGAAGACATGTTCAAACCTATTCAATATATAGTGCCGGATGCAGAGGTTATAAAAAGAAACGACCAATGGATAATTCAGTTAAATCGCAAGTATTTACCAACTGTTTCAATAAGTAAAACATACGTAGATTTACTAAAATCTGATCCTGACCCTAAAACTAAAAAGTATTATCAAGACTGTCTTAAGGATGCTCTACTATTAATGCAAGGAATCGAACAGCGAGACAAAACGATATATGCTTTACTTCGAGTATTACTTGAAAAGCAGCAAGATTTTTTTGAAAAGGGGATGCAAGACATTAAACCTATGCGTTTAAAGGACGTTTCAATAATTCTTGGTGTCCATGAATCTACAATTAGCCGTACGATTAGAAGTAAATATATACGAACACCACATGGTACCTATGCTTTACAATCATTATTTACTAAAGGATTTGTAAGTAATTCGGGGAAAATGGATTCAGTTAGTTATGTTAAACGTCGTATTAAAGAATTAATAGACAGTGAAAATCCTGATAACCGGTATTCTGATCAGCAAATTACTGATATTTTGGGAGAGGAAGATATTCAAATCTCTCGTCGTACTGTCGCAAAATACCGTGAAGAGTTAAATATATTTAGTTCGTCAAAACGTGTATATATATCTATTAAGTGA
- a CDS encoding sigma-54-dependent Fis family transcriptional regulator → MYLLDIQSDVQSIAEAIAAVLDLEVEIADINYMRIAGTGEGKINILKKLEGNLVYKEVYETKKSMIIRKPGFEKICKSCGFYGNCMETGEISAPIFMNNQIIGFIGLLAFSEEQRERLFIDIEGILLFLSKLADLLASKLEQGRILEEMKNQAEKLDHVINLMDQGVLIVTKYFKVLQANEHALRTLNLNGLDELPSSVEKWIRRIIKLDTIENEPFIIQTRPRETKVIVTKRPINNEEFLISIQDVDTIQTIAENVQLEKRKVFRSIIGSSPQLEAVKEFALRAAQSKSTILLQGESGTGKEVFAKAIHHASERNRDSFIAVNCGAIPENLLESELFGYEKGAFTGASKIGKVGKFETANGGTIFLDEIGEMPLALQVKILRVLQENEIERVGGTSPIKVNVRVVAATNRALDKMVEEGTFREDLYYRLNVIPILIPPLRSRPEDIFTLCDYYIKEFNVLFNKSIKGFDEKITQKIYEYPWPGNVRELKNFIEYLFNFVREDFVTWDSAKDLIKRKLNNESFVIIKEKQQTVFQLELIEKETIQKTIEYIKLNQLNMDEAAKLLGIGRATLFRKIKKYQIDI, encoded by the coding sequence TTGTACTTATTAGACATTCAATCAGATGTGCAAAGTATTGCAGAAGCGATTGCAGCTGTTTTAGATTTAGAGGTTGAAATTGCCGATATAAATTATATGCGTATTGCTGGTACAGGAGAAGGGAAAATAAATATATTAAAAAAGCTTGAGGGGAATTTGGTATACAAAGAAGTTTATGAAACTAAGAAATCTATGATTATCCGTAAACCAGGTTTTGAAAAAATCTGTAAATCGTGTGGATTTTATGGAAATTGTATGGAGACAGGAGAAATTAGTGCGCCGATTTTTATGAACAATCAAATCATTGGGTTTATTGGTTTATTAGCATTTTCAGAAGAACAACGAGAAAGGTTATTTATAGATATAGAAGGAATTTTACTTTTTTTAAGTAAATTGGCAGACTTATTAGCAAGTAAGTTAGAACAAGGACGAATTTTAGAAGAAATGAAAAATCAAGCTGAAAAATTAGATCATGTTATTAACCTAATGGATCAAGGTGTGCTAATAGTCACAAAATATTTTAAGGTCTTACAAGCAAATGAGCATGCATTAAGAACATTAAACCTTAATGGACTGGATGAATTACCAAGTAGCGTGGAAAAATGGATACGAAGGATTATAAAGTTGGACACAATTGAAAATGAGCCATTTATTATTCAAACAAGACCCCGGGAAACAAAAGTAATAGTAACTAAGCGACCTATTAATAATGAAGAGTTTTTAATAAGTATACAAGATGTAGATACCATTCAAACGATTGCGGAAAATGTTCAATTGGAAAAAAGGAAAGTATTTAGAAGTATTATTGGATCAAGCCCACAACTTGAAGCAGTAAAAGAATTTGCATTAAGAGCAGCGCAATCAAAATCAACTATTCTTCTTCAAGGTGAAAGTGGGACAGGAAAAGAGGTATTTGCAAAAGCAATCCATCATGCAAGCGAAAGAAATAGAGATTCTTTTATAGCAGTGAACTGCGGTGCAATTCCAGAAAATTTATTGGAAAGTGAATTGTTTGGTTATGAAAAGGGCGCTTTTACAGGAGCTAGTAAAATCGGTAAAGTTGGAAAATTTGAAACAGCAAATGGAGGGACAATTTTTTTAGATGAAATTGGAGAAATGCCTCTAGCTCTGCAAGTGAAAATTTTGCGTGTTTTACAAGAAAATGAAATTGAACGTGTAGGAGGAACCTCTCCAATTAAAGTAAATGTTCGAGTTGTAGCAGCGACTAATCGAGCTTTGGATAAAATGGTTGAAGAAGGGACTTTTCGAGAAGACCTTTATTATCGTTTAAACGTTATTCCGATATTAATTCCTCCATTAAGAAGTAGACCAGAGGACATTTTTACGTTATGCGATTACTATATAAAAGAATTTAATGTATTGTTTAACAAAAGTATTAAAGGGTTTGATGAAAAAATTACACAAAAAATTTATGAATATCCATGGCCTGGTAACGTGAGAGAACTGAAGAATTTTATCGAATACTTATTTAATTTTGTACGAGAAGATTTTGTAACATGGGACAGTGCAAAAGATCTTATTAAACGAAAACTAAACAATGAATCTTTTGTAATTATAAAAGAAAAACAACAAACGGTATTTCAATTAGAGTTAATAGAAAAAGAAACAATTCAGAAAACAATTGAATACATAAAATTGAATCAATTAAATATGGATGAGGCAGCAAAGTTATTAGGCATAGGTAGAGCTACTTTATTTCGAAAAATTAAAAAGTATCAAATTGATATCTAG
- a CDS encoding Rid family detoxifying hydrolase — MKIITTSKAPAAVGPYSQAIKLNDVLYCSGMLPLNPETGVVVGLTIEEQTEQILNNIRGLLESEGLTLDQVVKSLVFLQTMDDFSGMNTIYAREFGEHKPVRSCVAVADIPKGALVEIEVVVSYK, encoded by the coding sequence ATGAAGATAATTACGACATCAAAAGCACCAGCAGCCGTTGGTCCCTATTCTCAGGCGATTAAGTTAAATGATGTTTTATACTGCTCTGGAATGTTACCACTAAACCCAGAGACAGGTGTAGTTGTAGGACTAACAATTGAAGAACAGACAGAACAAATTTTAAATAATATTCGAGGTCTTCTTGAGAGTGAAGGATTAACATTGGATCAAGTAGTGAAATCATTAGTTTTTTTACAAACAATGGATGACTTTTCTGGAATGAATACAATTTATGCACGAGAATTTGGAGAGCATAAACCTGTGAGAAGTTGTGTAGCTGTTGCTGATATTCCAAAAGGAGCACTAGTCGAAATTGAAGTAGTTGTAAGTTACAAATAG